In Gossypium arboreum isolate Shixiya-1 chromosome 3, ASM2569848v2, whole genome shotgun sequence, the sequence GAATAATAGTTCATAACGAGTGGAATCATAAACCTTGACTAATGTTTGACCCAGCAATCCAAATTAACCATGTGTAAATTGGCCTCAATTACTAACTCTATACCATAACACCAAAACTTGTTTCAACTTTTAGCTAGGACGCATAATATTGATTGTTGACTAAAAgggtaattatttttatttattattagtggagcaaaacaaattaaaaataaatttagaatgATGTCAAgtgatatttttaattattttattattatcttactatactaaaaaaaacataaatggaATCCTTCTAAATTcctttgttgatttttttttatttgagtaATGATGTAGGGAAAATAACTTATAAATAAAtgcttatatttataaatttcaaaatcttGTAGGCTGATTGGGAGAGCATTCCATGTTCAATGGCCTTTGGGGTCTATTTTTTGACTTGTTCCCGGTCCACTCAAAGTTTGCCCAAAAAAGTCGTGACACCATCGATATTATTCAAGGACCTGTTTGGATGTTCATTATTTTGATTCTTTTAAATGCATATTTTAATCTAACACCCACTAATACCAACCCTCAATTTGTCCTCCTCATTTCGCCCATTTAGGAACATAATTAAGCCTTAATAATTTATCACAATAGATttttaatgttgtttttttttctaattttgacTAAATGATAAACGGCTACCAACAAATTTAAAAACCCTAATAACTCAATTTGGTTAATGTAAAATTTTTCATTATGGAATTGCAAGTAGAGAGTTGAGAAAATTAGGATCATATAAATGGGACAATATCATTAATTAAACTAAAGATCTTATATCTAAGCTTGTCTAAGGGTTACACTATACGTTCACAATTCAGTAATAAAGTTGAACCATATTCCCCACTTATGTGGTCTTATTCCCCAAAGGAAACATAAAACAAGAGAAAGTAAAATAAGATAAGCTGAGAAGAAATAGAAGGAAAGCAAAGGATGCTTTGATGTGGGGTTGCAAAAGCCACGGATCGTAATTAAAGTTGCGATACGCGGAAAACCGCGAGCGACCGCACTCTCTCCTTTGCGTTTCAGTGGGTGGGCTACTCCTTTCTCTAACAGACACCACCGTCTAAATTCGGAGGCCATGCCCATGGTTTGCTTTGACCTTTGCACCTATTCCTAGCCTGCCATGTGTTTTTTTTGTTACTTTTACTTTTCAAGCAAAATCTTCAAAATTAACTTTTTCCTTTTCAATTTTCAAAAGTAAATAATATACGTTTTTTGTGGTTATATTTACAATAAATATATTACTTTCAATTCAATtttgtatatataattatatttcatGTTATTATATAttgaaaaaatttaattaattgtatCAATTAAATGTGGATTTGGATGGGCGGTGTATTTATTTgtggttagtgtaaaaacagtaATAGCAGTAAGATTAGATATTGTAGCGTGAgataaaaagtaagctaaacgcatCGCATCGCACCTCACTACACATCTAAACCTACTCTAATTTAACTCGActgatattaattttttttattgcaaaattttttttattcaaatgcGCTAAAGTacgattatatttttatttaaggaTATTTTGATTATTCATGCATAAATCTAAGACtacaatatatataatacaacTCCATGTATAGAATAATTTGCAAATctgtattttattataataataatagtctATACGTTACATAATAATAATGGTTCGAATTTGGAAAGGTGTGAAAGTGGTagtttgtgtttgtttaaagaaaatTGACCGAATAGGGGGGCTAAGTCTTTGAACAATACCGATTCCACGCTGTTTAGATATCACTATAAATACCATTGGCCTCTAGATGTCTCCTCCACCAAGCAAACAAACAGCTTTTGCTTTAAGATTACCTTCCTTCttcatctctctctctctctctgttcTCTTCAAACTTCATTTCATTCATTTTTCCAGTTCCTTAATTTGGTAATACATCAATCATGGTTTTATCTAAGACAGCTTCTGAGACCGATGTCTCAATTCACTCCACTTTTGCCTCTCGCTATGTCCGCAACTCACTTCCCAGGTAATCCCATCATCTCAATCCAACTTTCAGTTCCATGGACTGGATGCATGATAAAGAGTTCATGCTAATCTGTATGGAAAATATTGCAGGTTCAAGATGCCGGAGAACTCAATACCAAAAGAGGCTGCATTTCAGATCATCAATGACGAGCTGATGCTTGATGGAAACCCAAGGTTAAACCTAGCCTCTTTTGTTACTACCTGGATGGAACCCGAATGTAATAAGCTTATAATGGATGCCATTAACAAGAACTATGTTGACATGGATGAGTATCCTGTCACCACCGAGCTCCAGGTATATATATATTTCGTTTTGCTTTTagcaaattttctttttattttgatatCCTGAAATAAGGTTTAACAGAATGTACTTTTTTTTTATGCAGAATCGTTGTGTGAACATGATAGCACACTTGTTCAACGCACCGCTTGGGGAGTCGGAGGCTGCTGTTGGAGTGGGAACAGTTGGGTCATCGGAAGCAATCATGTTGGCTGGTCTTGCTTTCAAGAGAAAGTGGCAGAACAAACGTAAGGCTGAAGGCAAACCTTATGATAAGCCCAACATCGTGACAGGAGCCAATGTTCAGGTGTGTTGGGAGAAATTCGCTCGCTACTTTGAAGTGGAGTTGAAGGAAGTGAAGCTGAGGGAAGGTTACTATGTGATGGACCCTGCCAAAGctgttgaattggttgatgaaaaCACCATCTGTGTTGCAGCTATCTTGGGTTCCACCCTCAATGGAGAATTCGAAGATGTCAAGCTTCTAAATGATCTCTTGGTGGAGAAAAATAAGGAAACTGGGTATATGTCAATTTTCCACTAACATAAAATTTCAATAATTTGATATATTATTAAGTGCTAAATTTATTAATATGTCCATCTCCACTTGTCTCTTGTACAGATGGGATACCCCAATTCATGTTGATGCAGCTAGTGGTGGATTTATTGCACCATTCTTGTACCCAGAGCTTGAATGGGACTTCAGGCTTCCTCTTGTGAAGAGTATTAATGTTAGTGGCCATAAATATGGTCTTGTTTATGCTGGAATCGGTTGGGTTATCTGGAGAAGCAAGGATGACTTGCCTGAAGAACTTATTTTCCACATTAACTACCTTGGAGCTGATCAACCCACTTTCACTCTCAATTTCTCCAAAGGTGAATCACTCGCTGATTATCCATCCCAATTTCCTTGACAATATGCATCAAAACCAACGCTAAACTTGTTTTTAATCCGTCATCTGCAGGTTCCAGCCAAGTTATTGCTCAGTACTATCAATTAATCCGATTGGGTCATGAGGTGAGAAACTAGCTATAGTTAGGGCTTTCTACTGTACAATTTTTGCTTTCACGTTTCCACGTATAGGCCTAATGTGGTGCAATGATGTTTTTATTTAACTACAGGGATACAAAAACGTGATGGAGAACTGCCATGAAAACGCTATGGTCCTTAAAGAAGGATTGGAGAAAACAGGGCGTTTCAACATCGTGTCAAAGGACGATGGGGTGCCTTTAGTGGCATTTTCTCTCAAGGACAACAAGCGGCACGACGAGTTCGAGATATCGGAGATGTTGCGCCGATACGGTTGGATTGTGCCTGCATACACCATGCCAGCAGATGCTCAGCACATCACCGTGCTTCGTGTTGTCATCAGGGAAGACTTCTCTCGAACCTTGGCTGAGCGCCTTGTGCTTGACATCCAAAAAGTGGTCCATGAGTTCGATGCCCTCCCTGCAAAGCTCAATGCCAGACTAGCCACTGAGAAACAGGAACAAGTTAAAAATGGCACTGTTAAGAAGACTGCTATTGAGACTCAGAGGGAAATCACTGCTTACTGGAAGAAATATGTCACTGAGAGGAAATCTAACAACAAAACCCAGATTTGTTAGGACTTGTTCTAACACCTATACTCAATTTTTCATCTGTTCTTCTTTTGACGTTATTTGTTTTTAGCCTTTTGTTTTTTACCCCATTATTCTTCAAGCTTCAGCATGGTGAGCAAATGAAGCATGTTATTTCGGAGTTGAACAATTAATATGTAATCGAAACAATTTCTCAATACTAAATTTGACTTCAATATAATGCTTGTGATTTAAGAAGTTTTGTAATTTTGAAACTCTGTTCCAGTAAATCACCAATCAAAGAAGTGCAGTACAATCCTGGTATTGCTAATGTAATCAAACCAGTCTTTTTTAATGGAAGTATtgttatatgctatttgaatttcaactaattatttaatacaataatattcaaaattttaaatttcttcatatatttaaaatattatat encodes:
- the LOC108488408 gene encoding glutamate decarboxylase 4-like; the encoded protein is MVLSKTASETDVSIHSTFASRYVRNSLPRFKMPENSIPKEAAFQIINDELMLDGNPRLNLASFVTTWMEPECNKLIMDAINKNYVDMDEYPVTTELQNRCVNMIAHLFNAPLGESEAAVGVGTVGSSEAIMLAGLAFKRKWQNKRKAEGKPYDKPNIVTGANVQVCWEKFARYFEVELKEVKLREGYYVMDPAKAVELVDENTICVAAILGSTLNGEFEDVKLLNDLLVEKNKETGWDTPIHVDAASGGFIAPFLYPELEWDFRLPLVKSINVSGHKYGLVYAGIGWVIWRSKDDLPEELIFHINYLGADQPTFTLNFSKGSSQVIAQYYQLIRLGHEGYKNVMENCHENAMVLKEGLEKTGRFNIVSKDDGVPLVAFSLKDNKRHDEFEISEMLRRYGWIVPAYTMPADAQHITVLRVVIREDFSRTLAERLVLDIQKVVHEFDALPAKLNARLATEKQEQVKNGTVKKTAIETQREITAYWKKYVTERKSNNKTQIC